AAATCCTATTCAATTACACTACCGAGACTAATATCAAGGCGTAACATACATGTCTTAGCCTTTGACAGAATGTAATTGCAGAAATTAGTACCTCTTTACATAATCTCAGAAGAAATCTATTCAAAATACTGACCTGAATGAAGGTTGCTGGCCCTCCCAAGATATCGAAATACTTCTTAATACGCTCAACAACCTGAATTACAACACAAGTAGAATGAGTTAACATCATTTAATCTGTATGGAGACATAACAATGTTTTGAAATCATTTAAGCTAGAAAACCACCTTTGGTTCCCTAAACATGCCACAAGGATCAGTTGTGACGAACCAACCAAGTCGCCAACCGGGCACAATCCATCTCTTTGATAAGGATCCAAGAGTAAGAACAGGAACAGTTTCACCAAACACACCCATTGGAACAAAGGGATTGTCTCCAAAAGCAAGGTGTCCATAAACTTCATCAGCAATCACAAGAATTTTCAGCTTTTTCGCCTTTTCTGCAACCTAAATTGAATGAACATAACCATTAAAAGTAAGAAAAACAAGTAAACAACAGAAAACACAATGTCATATAGCTATACATACCTTCTCCAAATACTTATATCTGTACACATTCCCACAAGGATTACCGGGGTTTATAACAACCATAGCGACGGTGTTATGATCTGCTAAAGCTTCGAGTGAATCGAGATCAGCTTCCCATCCATTCTGAGGGACAAGATCAAAGTGTCTAACTTCAACATGTCTAAATGCAGCACAGAGTTCATAAATGGGAAAACCAGGCCTTGGAAGCAATATGTTAGCACCGGGACGAGCAAGCATTGTTAATGCAACATCAATGGCTTGTGTACAACCAGATGTGATGAAAACATCATCAGATGTTAACTTGTAAGGAAGATCTCTTGATAAGTACTCGGCTACTGCTCTGTTATAACACAAATTATGCACCAATGTTCATCAGATTAGCCCTCTCAAGAGCTCAAACAAGAGTTTTATAACTGAGTTCAGCAACATTTTTACTCAATCTAAGCTATACTAAGATCctaacaaaacaaaaatcatcatTTTCACCAAGTTCCATAAATTAATTCTATTCAAAAACTAACTTTAACCACAGTTGTGATAGGTAATAGGTTCTCTTCGAAACAAGATAAATCTCCCAAATCTCACTCCCTTAGAGACAGTTCTAATCTCCCAATGAACCAAAGTTGTATTATCTCATTCTACATTCCATTAATGACTACAAAACTTCATATTTAGAGGTATTTAATGCTACAAAGAAATTGCAAATAAGTCCTTAGTATAACAATCTGAGACAAAGACTAACATAACAATGAGAAAGGTTGAAATCACTATGAAAAAAGAAGAAATATTATATGACATCACATCCTATCATTGTTTTGACAGTTGAactatttcttttatatataaatagatgaAAAGAATCACCAGAAAAGATTTAAGCTTTTTCAAATAAAAGGGTCAACAAAAGTAAGtacctttttttatttttctgctaTAAAGTGCCAAAAAGGTCATATTTAGtcatagaacaaaaaaaaaaaaaaaacaagttccAACTTTTATTCAATTGggattcaaaataaaaaacccTTTTAACTCAAAAACTAAACAAATTCCAAGTAAACCCAGAATCTGAAATCAAATAAGTAAAACTCAATTcgataaaaacgaggaaaagaacctaaaaaacaaacaaaaacccagaaaagaaataaataaaatttacctTCTAGTTTGAGGAAGACCAACAGTTGGTGAATACCCATTAAAGTTAAGAGATTGAAGAGTGTTAAAAACTGAATCTTGAGCAACATTAGGTGTGTGAAAGCAAGAATAAGCAGTTGGGTCACCCATACCAAGAGAAATAACTCTTTTTTCATTACTCACAGCATCATCAATGGTTTCCATTAACAAACCAAGAATGCCTTTAATGGTGATTGTTGTTGGGGCattaatattagtattattaccAACAATGACTCCATTTCCATTGTTTTCCATGGTTTGATTTTGgataaaagagagaaaaagagaaagagaaaagagttgtgaaaaagagagagagagtcagaGTATCTTCTGGTGTTTTGGTCGTGTTTAGTGGAAAGGAAATGCATGACCCCAAAGCCACACGttctatacatatttatatacatatataaatatgtaatttctgCATGGAAACAAAATTATAATGTTAATCGTTTATGACTATTAATTCTTATGTGTCACTATTATTACCCAATCAATTAGTCTATTGtgtctttcaaaaaaaaaactagtctCTTGTGTTTCACTAtcttttagtttttcaaaccCAATTTACTAATTCAAGAAAGATTTTAAAGGATTTGGCGAATCTTAGAAGAGAAGAGGGTTAAATCCTAATTTAGAGATGATAAGAACAATGCTTGATAATATGGATACATTTTTAACGTCGTTAAAAATATCTcttgaattattgagattgttggatttaaagatttttgactaatttcatttaattttattatttcagtgattgtttatgtattaaatcatgctcctcagactttgatatatactaaatcatgcccctccaACTTTGAAATGTATTAAATCTTGTCAtctaaactttcatccatgttagacttttttattaaaattggacaaaagtccttaaattcaacaatctcaatagttcatggggcatttttaacggccttaaaagtttaggggacatgatttagtacatgtcaaagttcagagaacaaaattcttaattagctttaaaaaaaaatactacaaaAGAATGTCATACCATAACATCTTTTAAatcttctttttattattattattattattttatcacaAAATAAGAAAACTTGTTGATTTAATAGGAGAATTtgaatttatatgtatacatttagtttttattaaattatttaacacaaacttattaaaattaataaaatatatatgcatactttATATTCATACCCATTATACTATTATCTCTGCTTTTCTCTTCTAACTTCACCATCTATACTCCACATTCCATCGATACTGATGGTGGCCCAAtgctacttattttttttttttttgttattttatgtttttgtacataaaaaaaagaaaaaaaaaaaagtagcatcaAACCACCATCGGACTATcatcggactaccatcggaccAAATTCTGCATTTATAGATGTTAATCCTCATTCATTAAGCTCGCCAAGGAGGCATCGGACTACTATTGGACCACCATCAGACCATATCATCGGGCTaccatcggactaccatcgaACATTTGTCTTCAACCTTTACTCATTTTAACAGCAGGAAGGCATCAGACCACCATCAGGCTTGACAAAAAAACCAATTTTTTGCTCAAAACTCAAATCTGGTCATTTTCGACCCTAAATCTAACATCTACtcacaaataataaatattaatcatACAATTTATTCTTTTGACAATATTGTTAATGGTGAAGTCGTGATTGATGGATAAGTCGTTGGGTCTGCAGTGACCATTAGGTCTGTGGGTCCTTGGATCTGTGGTCGTAGAgagaagggaccaatattgtgGGCTTGAGTCAATGAAGTGAGTTCATAGAGCAAGAGAGATAAGGGAGGAAGAAAGAGGGTTGGGTGTTTGAAATGAGAAGGGTAGAATTGGATTTTATAAAATGTTAGCCTATTCTACTCAGATGGGTTAACttagattaaaaaataatttcaatctaataaacatataaattcaaatttcccttttaatatatatattaaataataatataataatataaaaatatgaaatttcccttttattttaataattttcagaGATACTTACTATTTATTTTAGaacaaaattagatatttaagcGGTCGAGTGTAATTGGATCTGTCGGTTCTCATTGGCTAATAATTTGTAGAAATACTTACTATTTATTTTAAGCTTTCATAATTATTAGCCAATCAAttagtagaaaaaaaaaacacaagtcTATTCTATTTTgagtatatttttgtttgttttgatttttagttttCGAATTATTACAACTACCAAatcctatttttaaaaattttttatgggttatataattttgtttgaatgtGCTGAAATATAGGGTTTAgttgattttttctttttttagttAAGTTggctaataaaatattgattgtcATTATTATATGAGAAACACATGtgtaatttaaaattcaaaatttaattttttatatattattattaattataaataaagaaaaataaaataattttaaattttttattaattgttgataaaaaaaaatagatttttttgattttaagttgatttgaattatttatGTGACAATGACACATCAATTAAGTCACTATTTTATTAGCCATGTGATATACTGACCAAAAGTTTTATATTTCAACATGTGAGGAATTGTAATAATTGAAAGGTGAAAATCTgaaataatctatttttttttaaaaaaaaaaatatatatatatattattaaagataaacttacaacaaaaataattaaattgttatattttataatactgAGACAGGATTAAAGGGCTAATTATTAAAAGATAagtattgaagaaaaaaaaaatgacatttgTTTCAGTAATAAAAGTTGGCATTTTAGATAAAAGATTTATTCAAATAAATCTAAAAGAGTTTTCAAAACAGTATAATCAACAAATGATCAAAATTATaagtgaaaattaaaaaaataaagtaagagTTTTTATTAGGGATATTCTACTTAATTACATTCTTAAgacacttaattaattaattaaaataatgggaTAAGTCTATGATATGTATACTTTTTAAAAAGGGTGTTTCGATATACTtctaatttattttgatatttataagagtttttaatttttttttttttttatgttcgtgtatgttataaataattagaatcacctgtaaatttttaaagtacAATTCTacgcccaaaaaaaaaaataatcacttatataacaaaa
This region of Cannabis sativa cultivar Pink pepper isolate KNU-18-1 chromosome 7, ASM2916894v1, whole genome shotgun sequence genomic DNA includes:
- the LOC115698185 gene encoding probable aminotransferase TAT2; protein product: MENNGNGVIVGNNTNINAPTTITIKGILGLLMETIDDAVSNEKRVISLGMGDPTAYSCFHTPNVAQDSVFNTLQSLNFNGYSPTVGLPQTRRAVAEYLSRDLPYKLTSDDVFITSGCTQAIDVALTMLARPGANILLPRPGFPIYELCAAFRHVEVRHFDLVPQNGWEADLDSLEALADHNTVAMVVINPGNPCGNVYRYKYLEKVAEKAKKLKILVIADEVYGHLAFGDNPFVPMGVFGETVPVLTLGSLSKRWIVPGWRLGWFVTTDPCGMFREPKVVERIKKYFDILGGPATFIQAAVPRILEETEEIHFKRTNYLLKKSSDICWDWIKEIPCITCPQKPEGSMVVMVKLNISLLEDISDDIDFCFKLAKEESVIILPGTAVGLKNWLRITFAADPSSLEEALRRTKSFYQRHAMRV